The following coding sequences are from one Cygnus olor isolate bCygOlo1 chromosome 2, bCygOlo1.pri.v2, whole genome shotgun sequence window:
- the RGS20 gene encoding regulator of G-protein signaling 20, with amino-acid sequence MGSERMEMRKRQMSTTQETPGAAQAQHSTGNRGSNACCFCWCCCCSCSCLTVRNQEEERTRRTSHELQAEGIPNCEESPAPTLEEVNAWAQSFDKLMFTPAGRNAFREFLRTEFSEENMLFWMACEELKQESNKSVIEEKARLIYEDYISILSPKEVSLDSRVREVINRNMLEPSQHTFDDAQLQIYTLMHRDSYPRFMNSAIYKDLLRSLSEKSIEA; translated from the exons ATGGGATCCGAGCGGATGGAGATGCGCAAGCGGCAGATGTCTACGACCCAGGAGACCCCAGGCGCTGCACAGGCTCAGCACAGCACGGGCAATCGAGGGTCCAACGCCTGCTGCTTttgttggtgctgctgctgcagctgctcatg TCTTACTGTTAGAAATcaagaggaagagagaacaaGGAGAACATCCCATGAACTCCAAGCAGAGGGTATTCCAAACTGTGAGGAAAG ccctgctcctaCTCTTGAAGAAGTAAATGCCTGGGCTCAATCATTTGACAAGTTGATGTTTACGCCAGCCGGCCGAAATGCTTTTCGTGAATTTCTACGAACAGaattcagtgaagaaaacatgcttttctggATGGCCTGTGAGGAACTGAAACAAGAGTCCAACAAAAGTGTtattgaagaaaaagcaagactAATTTATGAAGATTACATTTCTATCCTTTCTCCAAAAGAG GTCAGTCTGGACTCCAGAGTAAGGGAAGTTATTAACCGAAATATGCTGGAACCCTCACAACACACCTTCGATGACGCACAGCTTCAAATTTATACCTTAATGCACAGAGACTCCTACCCACGGTTTATGAACTCTGCTATTTATAAGGACTTGCTTCGGTCCTTATCTGAAAAATCCATCGAAGcgtag